In Cryptomeria japonica chromosome 10, Sugi_1.0, whole genome shotgun sequence, a genomic segment contains:
- the LOC131030696 gene encoding laccase-4-like, with translation MILVMQTFCGRFLLPLLALWFTIQFVLAKHTVITRRYNFTIQMTNVTRLCTTKALLTVNGQYPGPPVVAREGDRVVIKVTNNVKNNISIHWHGIRQLRSGWADGPAYVTQCPIQTGQSYVYKFIVKRQRGTLWWHAHISWLRASIHGPIIIYPKKNASYPFPRPHQEVPIVFGEWWNADTEIVINQAMQSGAQANVSDAYTINGLPGLMYNCSTNDTFRLKVNPGKTYLLRIVNAALNSDLFFAIANHTLTVVEVDAVYVKPFQTNVVLITPGQTTNVLLTAMSKPPNATFLMLAGPFATGTAAFDNSSSAGVLDYVTSANSSSSSLPMMKPTLPAPNDTSFAANFSQKMRSLGNPKFPAAAVPQKVDKQFLFTVGLGLNPCPQGQTCQGPNGTKFAASINNISFILPSTALLQAYYFNQSNGVYNTTFPDNPPFPFNYTGTPPNNTQTLNDTRVEVLPFNTSVQLVLQDTSIVTFESHPLHLHGFNFFIVGQGMGNYNASTDPSNFNLVDPPERNTVGVPSGGWVALRFLADNPGVWFMHCHLELHTSWGLKMAWVVLNGNGGRSQSLLPPPKDLPPC, from the exons ATGATTCTAGTAATGCAGACTTTTTGTGGCCGCTTCCTGCTGCCACTTTTAGCATTGTGGTTCACTATTCAATTTGTTTTAGCGAAACATACTGTGATTACACGGCGCTACAATTTCACT ATCCAAATGACGAATGTGACTCGTCTCTGCACTACGAAAGCTCTCTTGACTGTCAACGGGCAATATCCAGGGCCTCCAGTAGTTGCTCGAGAAGGAGATCGCGTGGTTATCAAAGTAACAAATAATGTTAAAAACAATATTAGCATACATTG GCATGGAATTCGGCAGCTTAGATCTGGATGGGCGGATGGTCCTGCTTATGTCACTCAGTGTCCAATTCAAACCGGGCAAAGTTATGTGTACAAGTTTATTGTCAAAAGGCAGAGAGGAACACTGTGGTGGCATGCCCACATCTCATGGTTGCGAGCAAGCATACATGGGCCCATTATCATCTATCCCAAGAAGAATGCTTCTTACCCATTCCCTCGCCCACACCAGGAAGTGCCTATTGTTTTTG GGGAGTGGTGGAATGCAGACACTGAGATTGTTATCAATCAAGCAATGCAAAGTGGTGCGCAAGCTAATGTGTCAGATGCATATACCATCAACGGGCTCCCTGGACTTATGTATAACTGCTCTACCAACG ATACATTCAGGCTCAAAGTGAACCCTGGGAAAACTTACCTACTGCGTATTGTTAATGCTGCACTTAATAGTGACCTGTTTTTCGCAATAGCCAACCACACATTGACTGTGGTAGAAGTGGATGCTGTGTATGTCAAGCCTTTTCAAACCAATGTTGTTCTCATCACTCCTGGTCAGACTACCAACGTCCTCTTGACAGCTATGTCTAAGCCACCCAATGCCACATTCCTCATGTTAGCAGGCCCATTCGCTACGGGAACAGCAGCTTTTGATAACTCAAGCAGTGCTGGAGTGTTAGACTATGTGACATCAGCTAATTCATCCTCATCCTCTCTTCCTATGATGAAACCGACGCTTCCAGCCCCCAACGATACCTCCTTTGCCGCCAATTTTAGCCAAAAGATGAGAAGCTTGGGCAATCCGAAATTTCCTGCAGCAGCTGTCCCTCAGAAGGTGGATAAACAGTTCCTATTCACAGTGGGGTTGGGGCTAAATCCGTGTCCCCAAGGACAGACATGTCAAGGCCCCAACGGTACCAAATTTGCAGCCTCCATTAACAACATATCCTTCATTCTTCCCTCCACCGCTCTTCTTCAAGCATACTACTTTAATCAGTCCAATGGAGTTTACAATACCACTTTCCCTGACAATCCGCCATTTCCTTTCAACTACACCGGCACGCCGCCTAACAACACACAGACCCTCAACGACACCAGAGTCGAAGTGCTTCCCTTTAACACTAGCGTACAGCTAGTTCTGCAGGACACCAGCATTGTGACTTTCGAGAGCCATCCTCTACATCTGCACGGCTTCAACTTCTTCATAGTGGGTCAGGGTATGGGAAACTACAATGCAAGCACTGACCCATCTAACTTTAATCTGGTGGATCCTCCGGAGAGGAACACAGTTGGAGTTCCCAGTGGAGGTTGGGTGGCTCTCAGATTCCTAGCTGATAATCCAG GAGTGTGGTTCATGCATTGTCATCTCGAGCTGCATACCAGCTGGGGATTGAAGATGGCGTGGGTTGTTTTAAATGGAAATGGTGGCAGATCTCAATCTCTTCTTCCTCCTCCCAAAGATCTTCCGCCCTGTTGA